In the genome of Myxococcota bacterium, the window GCCTCCCGAGATCGACGTCACGCCGAAGAACGGCGACGACCAGAAGCCGCCCCAAGCTTAGCGCGCGCTCATCTCGCGCGGCGAGTGAGTCAGTCCGGCTCCGGGGCCGGCGACGCGGGCACCACGGCGTCCGGCTTCACCTGCGACGGCTGCGGCGCCGGCGCAGGCGCGCTCGGAGTGGCGAGCTGCGTGTCGTGGGCCGGGGCCGGAGGTGTGACTGGTGCGGGCGCGGGCGGTGTGGCCGGGGCGGCGAGCTGCGTGTCGTGGGCGGGCAGCGCGGCCGGCGCGGGCGCCGGTGGCGGGGTCGTGGCGGTGGCGATGCCGGGCGGCAGCACCGCCTTGCCCTGCGCGAGATTCACCTGGACGCGGCGCGCCGCGGCCGGCGGGTCCGCGAGCAGCGCCGTGAAGCCGGTGATTTGCGGACCCACGCCCGAGAGCTCGCCCGCGCTCGAGGCGAGGCGCACCGTGAGCGCGTCGGGGGCGATCTCGGCGTCGTCGAGGCGCTCGAGCCAGGCGCGGCGCGGCTCGCCGACGCGTTCGCCGGAGTTGCCGAGCAGCGCGACTTCGACCTCGGGCGGCGGCGCGGCGCCGTTCGGGAACAGGTTGCCGCGCACCACCAGCACGCGTTCGCCCAAGCTGTCGCGCGCGACGAAGGTCTCGACGTCGGTCGCGACCCAGCCCGCGCCCTCCTCCGCCTGCGTGCTCGCGAGCGTGGCGGCCCGCTGCAGCGCGAGGCCGCGCAGCGCGCCGCCCAACAGCGCGACGCCCACCAGCGCCGCGACCACGCGCGCGATCAGGCCGGCCGGGCTCGGCGCCTCGGGATCGAAGACCGCTGCCTGGCGCTTCTTGCCGCCCGCGCCCTGGTCGAACAGAGTGACCGGCTTCGACTCGCTGGCCGCGATCGGCACGTCGCTCGCGCCCTCGGCGTCGCCCGCGCCCAGCCCGAACGAGGCGCCCACGTCGAACACGCTCTTGGCCTCGGACTCGTCCGACTGAGTGAGTGACTCCCAGCCGGGATCGCTCTCCTCCTCGTCGCCCAGCCCCGCGCCGAACGCCGCGTCGATCTCGGACTTCGCCGACTTCGGCGCGGCGGGCTTGGGCGCCGGCACGGGCGGCCGGATGATCGGCGTGAGCGTGGCGACCGGCTTGGCGGGCTTGTCCTTCGCGGGCCGCAACGACGGCGGAGCCTCGCGCGGCGTGGCCGCGGGAGGCTCGTCGCCCAGCATGAAGCGGCTGCGTGTGTCGTCGTCATCGTCGGAGGCGGGGTCCGCGAGCGACTCGGCGAACTCGACCCTCGGTCCCTTGGCGAGCTTGGGCGCGCCGGCGTCGAGCATCTCCTGCGCCGTCTTGCCGCCCGTCTCGACCACGCGCACCTCGGGCACCTGGTCGGGCTCGAGGTCTGGCGAGGGCGGACGCGCCGGCTCGGGCTGCGGCGTGGCCGCCACGGCTTCGGGCTCAGGCTCGGACTCGGGCTCCGGCTCGCGCTCGGGTGCACCCTTGGCGCGCTTGGGCGTTTCGGACACCGAGTTTCCCTCGAAGAGAAACTCCGGGTTCTCGAGGTCGTCGCCGCCGCCGCCCCCGGGCGGGGCCTCGGTCTCGCGGCTCTTCGTCTCGGTGCGCGCGCTAACATCGGGCCCGGAGTTCGGGCTCGAGGTCGTTCCGGACGAGGGCGTGATGTGAAAGCGGTGGTGGCAGCGCGAGCAGCGCACGCGCGCCCCCTTTTCGGGAATGCGCGCGTCCGCGACGTGGAAGCGTGTCTCGCAGTTCTCGCACTGGACGATCATGTTGCCCCGGCCGCAGCGGTCCTCGGCGCGTTCTTCGTCGCGGAACGCCCGCCGCTTGAGTCGCGCACGTGACAGGAACGCTCGCTGCGCTCCTGTCGCGCCGTCTCTTGCTCGTGACCGGAAAGGGCGGCACGGGGAAGACCAGCGTCGCCGCGGCGCTCGGGCTCCTGGGGGCGCGCTCGGGCCGCCGCACGCTGGTGGTGGAGCTCGGCGACTCCGACGCCGTGCGCGAGCTGCTGGCCGGCGCGAGCGGGCGCGCCGAGCGCAGCCGTGAGCCGGAGCGGATCGGGCCGGAGCTGTTCGCGTTGCAGCTCGTGCCCGAGCACGCGCTCGAGGAGTATCTCGCGCTGCAGCTCCACGTGCGCATGGTGGCGCGCGCGATCGTGGGCAACACCGGCTTCCACCGCTTCCTCGACGCCGCGCCCGGCTGGCGCGAGCTGATCACGCTCGGAAAGCTGTGGCACCTGACTTCGCTCGAGCAGCGCGGCGGGGCGCCGCTCTGGCCGCTGATCGTGGTCGACGCACCCGCGACGGGTCACGGTCTCTCGCTCTTGTCGGTGCCCAACGTGGTGCTCGACACCGTGCGCATGGGCCCGCTGCGCCGCAACACGGACCGCGTGCACGAGCTCATGACCGACGCGGCGCAGACCTGGGTGCTGCCGGTCACGCTGCCCGAGGAGCTGCCGACCAACGAGACACTCGAGCTGCGCGCGCGCGTGCGCGAGCTCGGCATGAGCCTGGGGCCGGTGATCGCGAACGGCGTCGAGCCGCCGCTGGGCCTGCCCGACCCGGAGCGCGCGCTGGCGTGCCTGGCGCGGCTGCCGCGCGGCGCCGCGCCCTCGCCGCTGGCCGAGCCCGAGATCGTGACTGCAGCCGCGCGCCACCGGCTCGCGCGCGCGCGCATGCAACGCGAGTATCTCGACCTGCTGGCGCAGAAGACCGGCGCAGCGCCGATCGAGCTGCCCTGGCTCGCGGGAGGCGTCGACGGGCCCGAGGGCGCCGGCGCGCTGGCCGACCGCCTGCAAGAGGCGCTGGCGTGAAGCCGGACCGCTGGCTCGACTGCCGCGTGCTGGTCACCGTGGGTACGGGCGGCGTCGGCAAGACCACCATCGCCGCCGTGCTCGGGCTCGAGGCCGCGCGCGCGGGCAAGCGCGTTCTGGTCATGACCATCGACCCCGCGCGCCGCCTGGCCGACGCGCTCGGCACCGGGCCGCTCGACCACACGGCGCGCGAGGTGCCGCCCGCCGTGCTGCGCGAGCTCGGCGCGCCCGAGGGCGCGAGTCTCTCGGCGCTCATGCTCGACACCAAGCGCACCTTCGACGAGCTGGTCGAGCGCCTGGCCAAGGATCCGGCGGCGCGCGAGCGCATCTTCGCCAACGCGATCTACAAGAACCTGTCCGACGCGCTCGCGGGCAGCCGCGAGTACTCGGCCACCGAGAAGCTCTTGCAGATGCACAGCGAGGGCCGCTACGACCTGATCGTGCTCGACACGCCGCCTGCGGCGCACGCGCTCGACTTTCTCGACGCGCCCCGGCGGCTGTCCGGGTTTCTCGACGGCCAGTTCCTGAAGCTCTTGCTGCATCCCGCGGCGGTGGTCGGGCGCGCCAGCCTGCGCCTGTTCCGCAGCGGCTCGGAGTTCGTGCTGCGCGTGCTCGAGCGAGTGACGGGCCTGGAGTTCCTGACCGCGATCTCGGAGTTTCTGCTGGTTTTCGAGGAGCTGCTCGCGGGCTTCAGCGAGCGCGCGCGCGAGGTCGCGCGCCTGCTGCGTGACCCGGCCTGCGGCTTCGTGCTGGTCGCGGGCCCCGACCTGGCGCAGGCGCGCCGTGCGCAGGCGTTCTGGGAGCGGCTGTCGGCCGAGGGCATCCACCTGGTGGGGCTGGTGCTGAACCGCGTGCACGTCTGGCCGGGTCCGGGCGCGCCGCCCGCCGACGACCCGGCCGAGGCCGCGCGCGCCGAGCGGTGGCTCGCGAGCGCCCTGGCCGGGCAGGACCCGACGCTGTCCGCCGCCGACTCCGCGCGCGCGCTGGTCGGCGCGGCGCGCGCGCAGGCCGCGCTCGCCCGCCGTGACACAGAAGTGCGTCAGGCGCTGGAACGCGCGCTGCCGCTCGAGGCCGACGCGCTGCGCGTGGTGCCGCTGTTCGCGGACGAGGTGCGCGCCACGGCCGGGCTCGCGCGCATCGCGCGCGAGATCTTCGGAGCGCGCGATGGCTGACTCGGGCGAGCGCGTGCTGCGCCACCTGCTGCGCGCGGGCGAAGAGCTGGCCGCGCTCGCCGGCGCCGTGCTCGAGCTGCTCGCGGAGCGCGCGCCCGCGCGCGCGGACTGGCACGCGGCGCTGCTCTCCGAGTCGCAGCGCTGGGCCGCGCGCGCGCACGGCGACCCGGCCGCGGCGCGCGTCGCGGAGCTGTTCGCGGCGCTGGCCGAGGTGTTCGCCGAGCCCGCGCCGGGCGCCGCGCGCGCGGAGCCGCAGCCGGGCCGTGCAGGGCGCCGAGACACGCGGCGGAAGTTTGACCCCCCTCCGGGGCGGTGGGATACTCCGGCGCGATGGCGATCCTGATCAAGCGCTACGCGAACCGCAAGCTCTACAACACGGAGTCGAGCCGGTACATCACGCTGCGGGGTATCTCGGAGCTGGTGCGCGAAGGCCAGGACATCTGTGTGATCGACAACGAGACCGGCGAGGAGATCACGCCGATCGTGCTCTCGCAGATTCTGGTCGACGACCAGAAGGAGAACCGCGACCGCGACGGCGCGGTGTCTGGCACGCTGCTCGCCGAGCTGATCCAGCGCGGCGGCGACGCGCTCTACAGCCTGGTGCGGCGCGGCGTCGGCGACGTCGAGACGAACCTGAACGAGATGCGCGACAACGTGAAGCGCTGGATCCGCACACCGGGCGACGTCGCGCGCGTGGAAGCGGCCGACATCCGCGAGACCGTGCACAGCGCGGTCGAGCGGGTGCTGCGCGTGGCCGACCTGCCCACGCGCGGCGACCTCGAGGCGCTGAACAAGAACCTCGAGCGGCTGGCCGCGGCGCTCGAGAACTTCGAGGCCCGCCTCGCCGCCGGAGACTCGAGCCGCGACCGCTCGCTCTGACCGACGCCCCCGGGAGCGAAGTCAGTCAGCCCTGAGCGAGGGCCGCAAGCGACGCAGTCGCGCGCAGTGAGGCGAAGCCGAACGAAGTCAAACAAACACGGACCGGCGACGGGGCAGCTCCTCGTCGAGCAGCGTCTGGATGGCGCCGCGCACGCGCTCGCGCGTGCGGTTCACGTACAGCGGGTCTGCGGCGCGCTCGGGCGCGACGTCGTCGAACCAGATCGGCTCGCCGAAGCGGATGCGCCAGCGGCTGGGCAGCGGAACCACGCCCAGCGGCCCGAGCAGTGGAAACGTGGGAGTCACCGGGAGCGGCACACCGATCAAGCGGCGCACGATGCGCGGCTCGAACAGGATCGGGTGCACCTCTTCCGAGCCGATCACCGCCACCGGCACCAGCACCGCGCGCAGCCGCACGGCGAGTGACACGAAGCCGCCGCGCGCGAAGCGCTGCAGCCGGTAGCGCTCGCGGAACGGCTTCAGCGCGCCCTTCTGGCCCTCGGGAAACGCGATCACCCACTCGTTCGCCGCGAGCAGTCTCTCGGCGTTCTCGGCGCAGGCGCGCACCGCGCCCAGCCGCGCCAGGCGCGACTGCGAGAACGGCAAGGTCGCGATCCAGTCCGACACGAGCGGGCGCGGCCGCCGGTGCGACGAGTGAGTCCGCTCGACCGCGTGCGCGATCATGAGCGCGTCCCAGGGCAGGATGCCGGCGCTGTTGGACACGAACAGCACGCGCGGCGCGTCGGGTACGCCCTCGATGCCGCTCACGTCGACGCGCCACCAGGTGTCGTACAGCCAGTCGAGCCAGCGGCGCGCGAGCGCGAGATAGCGCGCGTCGAGGCCGAAGTCGTCGACCTCGGCCGAGATGTCGCCCGAGCTCGGGAGCGCCACCCGCTCGCGCAGTGACTCGTAGATCTGGACGACGTCGATCTGCTCGAGCCGCGCGCCCAGCTCGGCGCGCAGCCAGCCCAGCCAGCCCGGCGCTGCGGGCGGCGGCGGCTCGGCCTCGAACGCGAGCAGCTCCTCGTCGGACGCAGGCTCGGCGCCCGTCGGCGCGTCGGGCGCAGCGAGCCCCTCGGCCGCGGGCTCGCCCACGCCGAAGCGCTGCTCGAGCTCGCGGCGCAGCGAGCGCACCGAGGCGCGCAGCTCCGCCAGCACCTCGGGCGGCACTTCGCGACTCACCGGTAGCCCCGCAGCTTGCGCGCCACGACGAAGCTCATCCAGGCCTCTTGCGTGGTGTAGAGCGGCTCGAAGCCGAGCTGCTCGCGCGCGCGCCGCGTGTCGACCAGCCAGCCGAAGCGCAGGTGGTCCCAGAAGGCCTCGGGCAGGTCACCGGTGCGCGCGAGTGAGTCGAGCCGCGCGGCCCCGTACAGGAGCGGGTGCGGCAGCGGCACGCTGCGTTTGTCACCCAGCCGCAGCAGCGTCGACAGCGGCAGCACGCCGTCGCCGGCCAGGTTCCAGGGCCCGGGCGCGTCGCGCTCGAGCACGGTCTCGATCGCGTCGAGCCAGTCGTCCTCGTGCAGGAATTGCAGCAGCGGGTCGTAGCCGAGCAGCGTCAGCACGCGGCCGCTCTCGAAGCGGCGAGTCACCGCCGACTCGTAGCTCGGACCCATGATCCACGACGGGCGCAGCGCAGTCACCACCATGTCGCGATGGCGCTGCGCGAACAGGCGCAGCAGGCGCTCGAGCTCCGCGCGGTCGCGCGCGGCGTGAGCGTGCGGGTGCGGGCGCAGCTCGTGGTCCTCGGAGAGATAGCCCGGGTTGTCGGGGTGCGGGCCGTAGACCTGCGCGCTGCTCGTGACCACGAGCTTGCGCACGCCGGCCGCCGCCGCCGCGTTCATCACGTGCAGGGCGCCCACCACCTCGAGCTCGTGCGACAGCTCCACGTCGGGGTGCGGGTCGGTGAAGAAGGCCGCGTGCAGCACCGCCTCGCAGCCCTCCTTCTCGAGGATCTCCGCGACCCAGCTGTCGGCCGTCGGCTCGGTCAGGTCCACGCGATGGAAGCGGACCCGCCCCTCGAGCCGGCGCGGCAGGCGCAGGTCGAGCGCGACGATGCGCGGCGGGCTGTCCCCTTCGAGCAAGCGCTCCGCGGTGCGCGCGCCCGTGAACGTGCCGACGCCGGTGATCGCAACGGTCGCAAGGCCCCGGCGCCCAAGCTCTGGCTCTCGCCTGGCGGCCACAGCGCCGTTGTATCGTCCAGGCGCCGGAGTGTGTCAATCGCCGCTATGCTGCGCGCGTGGCTGACTCACGCCCGCTCGTCGTGCGCGACCCGCGTTTCCAGGAGCACCGGCCCCCGCGCGCGCACCCCGAGTGCCCGGAACGCCTGCAGGCGATCGAGCGCGCGCTCGACGGCTTGTCCGACCGGGTGCGCGCCGTCGCGCCACGCGAGGCCACGACCGACGAGCTCTTGCTCGCGCACCACCGCCAATACCTCGACGCGCTCAGCCCGCTCGAGGGTCGCTCGGCGCAGCTCGACCCCGACACCTATGCCTCGCCGCGCTCGCTCGAGGTGGCGCGGCTCGCGGCCGGATCGCTGGTCGACCTGGCGCTGCGGGTCGCGCGCGGCGAGGCGAAGCGCGCCTTCGCGGCGCTGCGTCCGCCGGGCCACCACGCCGAGCAGGGCGCGCCCATGGGCTTCTGCCTGTTCAACAACGTGGCGATCGCCGCGCAGGCGCTGCGCGCGCGTGCCGGCGTCGAGCGGGTGGCGATCGTCGACTGGGACGTCCATCACGGGAACGGCACCCAGCACCTGTTCGAGGGCGAGCGCGACGTGCTCTTCGCCTCGCTGCACCAGTTCCCGTTCTATCCCGGCACCGGTGCGCTCGACGAGCAAGGCCACGAGCGCGGCCTGGGCGCGACCGTAAACCTGCCGCTCCCCGCCGGCTGCGGCGACGCGGAGTACGGGCTGTTCTTCGACGAGCTGCTCGTGCCCATGCTGCGCTCCTTCCGGCCCGAGGTACTGCTCGTGTCGGCGGGCTTCGACGCGCACGCGGCCGATCCGCTCGGCGGCATGGAGGTCTCGACCGCCGGCTTCGCGGCGCTCACCGAGCGCATGTGCGCCGTCGCCGACGAGGTGTGCGGCGGCCGGCTCGTGCTCGCGCTCGAGGGCGGCTACGACCTGGCGGCGCTGGGCGAGTCAGTCGCCGCGAGCGTGGCGGTGCTCGCCGAAGCCTCGCCGCGGCCGCGCAAGCTCGCGCTTCCGGGTCCGGGTGGGATGCGCATGGCAGAGAAATTTCGCGCCGCCCACGCGAGTCACTGGCCCGTGCTCGAGCGCCGCGTCCAGGCCTGACCCGCCGGACCCCCACCGGTTGAGTCTCTCGCCGGTGAACACCCTAGATGCAGTGGGCGCAACGCGCTCGCACGCCTCGGTCCGAGGTGCCTGATTTTTCTGGGACTTTTTTGTATTTCGGGGTTGACTCGTGGGATCGAGTGGAGGTAGCATCCAACTCAGTGGGATAGGGCCCCAAGACTTCCAGGTGCTGATCAGGGGGGGAGCACCGAGGTCTTGGGGCCCCCTTCTCACCGGTGCGCGCGGGAGCCGGTGTACGGGATGTTCTGGGGATGTCACGAACACGTTCTCGATGAAAAGGGTCGCACCAGCCTCCCGAAGGAATTTCGCGACCTTCTGACTCGTTCGAGCGAGTCACCCTGGCTGACGGCGGGCGCGCAGTGTCTCACGATCTTCCCGCCCGACGTGTTCAAGAAGCTGCGCGAGCGACTCACCGCGGAGGTGCTGAACGACTCCGCAGAGGCGCTCGAGAGACTCATCGTCGGCAGCGCCACGCCCTGCCTCGTCGACCGGCAGGGCCGGATCCTGATTCCGACGCCGCTGCGCCGCCGCGCGCAGCTCGAGCGCGAGATCGTGTTCACGGGACTCACCGACCGGGTCGAGATCTGGGACCGCGCGCGCTACGAGGCCGCGATCGCGAACACCCAGGAGAACTACGCCCAGCACTCGCGGCTGCTGCGGGGCTCGACGAAGTGACTCGCGCGCACGCGCCGGTCATGGTCGACGAGGTGCTGGAGCTGCTCGAGCCGCGCCCCGGCGCGCGCATGGTCGACGCCACCACCGGCCACGGCGGGCACGCCGAGGCGCTCCTGGGCCGGATCGGCCCGGACGGCGTGCTGGTGGGCCTGGACCGCGACGCGGAAATGCTGGCGGTGGCCGAGGAGCGCCTGGCGCGCTTCGGGCCCGCCGCCCGGCTGTTCCACGCGCGCTTCTCGTTCCTGCGCGAAGTGGTGACCGGCGCGGGCGTGGCGCCCGTCGACGGCGTGCTCTTCGACCTGGGCGTGTGCTCCGAGCAGCTGGACCGGGTCGAGCGCGGCCTGTCGTTCCGGCCCGGCGACGCGCTCGTTCCGCTCGACATGCGCATGGACCGCAGCCGAGGCGAGACCGCCGCCGAGCTTCTGGCGCGCATCGGCGAGGAAGAGCTGGTCGAGCTCCTGCGCCGGGGCGGCGTGCCGTTTCCGGCCCGGGTCGCCCGGGCGCTCCTGGCGCACCGGCCGATCGAGACCGTGCAGGCGCTCTTGGCGGCGCTCGAAGGCGTCCGCCTGCCCCGCCGCCGGCACCACCCGGCGACGCTCGTGTTCCAGGCGCTGCGGATCGCGGTGAACGAGGAGCAGGACGAGCTCGACGCGGGCCTCACGTCGGCGGTCGAGGTGCTGGCGCCGGGCGGCCGGCTGGCCGTGCTCTCGTACCACTCGGGTGAGGACCGGCGCGTGAAGGAGTTCCTGGCCCGCGAGTCGCGCGGCTGCATCTGCCCGCCGCAGCTTCCGGTGTGCGGCTGCGGGCGCCAGCCGCGCATGCGCCTCCTGGGACGCAGCCGCGGGCCGTCCGCCGCCGAGGCGCGGCGCAATCCGCGCGCGCGCAGCGCGCGCCTGCGCGGGGGCGTGCGGTGCTGAACTCGCGCCTGCGCCACAGCGGGCCGTGGTTCCAGGCCCTTCTCGCTCTGGCGCTCGGTGTGATCGCGGCTTCGGGGGGCCTGGTGTACGTGCGCACGCGGCTCACGTCGCTGCGCTACGAGCTGGGCCGCCGGGTCGCGCAGGAGCACGAGCTCTCGCTCGAGGTCGAGCGACTGCGCATCGAGGCCACGGCGCTGTCCGCGCCCGAGCGCATCGAGCCGCGCGCGCGCGCGCTCGGACTCACCTACCCCAAGCCCGACCAGGTCGTCGCGCTCGAGCCCGACGGCCACACCCTGAGTCACGTCGCGGCCGGGAGCAAGCGGTGAGCCGTCCGCGGCGCGTCAAGCGCCGCGCGGGACTGCGCCCGGCCCGGCTCGATTTCATCGCCGGCGTGGCGCTGCTCGGCTTCGCGGCGCTGTTCGCGCGCGCGATCCAGCTGCAGACGCTCGATGCCGACTGGCTCTCCGACCGCGCCGGCAAGCAGGCCTCGACCACCGTGTCACTCGAGGCGTTGCGCGCCGACCTCGAGGACCGGCGCGGCACGGCGCTGGCCGTGTCGGCCACGGTGGACTCGGTCGGCGGCTGGCCCAAGCGCATCGCGGACCCGCGCGCAGCGGCACGCGCGCTCGCGCGTCCGCTCGGCGTGCCCGCGCGCGAGCTCGAGTCACGCCTGGCGCGCGGCTCGGGCTTCGTGTGGCTGCAGCGCTGGGTGTCTCCGGACGCCGCTGCACAGGTGACTCGCTTGAACCTGGCGGGCGTGCAGCTGATTCCCGAGCGCCGCCGCTTCTACCCCAACGGCGACCTGGCCGGCCCGCTGCTCGGCTTCGCGGACCGTGACGGCCGCGGGCTGTCGGGCGTGGAGCTCGAGTTCGACCGCGAGCTGCGCGGAGTGAGTGCGGCCTTGTCCGCGCAGCGCGACGCGCACGGCAACGTCCTGCCCACGGTGGCGAGCGCTCCCGCGGCCCGCACCGGGCGGCCCGTACGGCTGGCGATCGACGTGCGCCTGCAGCACTTCGCCGAGAGCGCGCTCGCCGAGGCGCTGCGCAAGACCGGCGCGCGCCACGCGACCCTGGTCGCGATGGACCCGCGCACGGGTGAGATCCTGGCGCTGGCCGAGGCGCCGGGCTTCGACCCGAACCGCTTCTGGCTCGAGGACAAGTCGCTCTACCGCGCGCGCGCCTTCGTCGACGGCTTCGAGCCCGGCAGCACGCTCAAGCCGTTCTCGGTGGGGGTGGCGCTCGACGCGGGAGTCACCACGCCCGACGAGGTGTTCGACTGCGAGAACGGCCGCTTCAAGATCGGCCGGCGCGTGATCCGGGACTTCCACCCGCACGGTCCTCTCAGCGTGACCGAGATCGTGAAGTTCTCGTCGAACATCGGCGCCGCCAAGATCTCCGAGCGCGTGGGCGCGCGGCGCCTGGTCGACGGCTTGCGCTCGTTCGGCTTCGGCGACGTGCCGGGCAGCGGCTTCCCGGGCGAGATCCCCGGCATGCTGCGCGAGCTGCGCGAGCGGCAGGCGGTCGAGCGCGCGAACCTCTCGTTCGGTCAGGGGATCAGCGTGACTCCGGTGCAGCTCGTGGCGGCGATGGCGGTGTTCGCGAACGGCGGCCACCGCGTGACCCCGCGCCTGCTCGCGCTGCGAAGCGAGGGCGAAGCGCACCCGGCGGAGCCGGGTCCGCGCGTGATCTCCGAACAGACCGCGCGCGCGGTGATGGCGATGCTGCGGGCCGTCGTCGAAGGCGGCACGGGCACGCAGGCGGCGCTGCCCAACGTGCCGGTGGCGGGCAAGACGGGCACCGCGCAGAAGGTGAAGGAGGGGACGTATTCGCAGAAGGACTACATCGCGTCCTTCGTCGGGATCGCGCCCGCCGCGGCGCCGCGCTTCGTGATCGGGATCTTCATCGACGAGCCGCAGGGCCTGCACACGGGCGGCGCGGTCGCGGCGCCCGTGTTCCGCGAGGTGGCCGCCTACGCGCTCGACCAGCTCGGCGGCGCGCCCGAGGCACCGGTCCGCCAGGTCGAGACCCACGCCCAGGACGAGGCGGACCGCGGATGACCGCGAGCTTGCGCGAGCTGGTGGCCGACCTCGACGCGCGCGTCGCCGGAGCGGCCGACGTGCGCGTGCTCGACGTGGCGAATGACTCGCGCCGGGTGCGCCCCGGCAGCCTGTTCGTGGCGCTGCGCGGTGCGCAGACCGACGGCCACCGCTTCGTGGGCGAGGCGCTGGCGGCCGGCGCCTCGGCGCTCCTGGTCGAGGAGTCACCGGCCGCGCTGCCGGCCGGCGTGGGCGTGGCCGTGGTGCCCGACTCGCGCCGGGCGTTGGCCGACGTGGCGGCGCGTTTCTTCGGCCACCCCGCCCGCTCGCTGCTCCTGGTCGGAGTCACCGGGACCAAGGGCAAGACCAGCACCGTGCGCCTGTGCGAGTCGGTGCTGCGCGCGGGCGGCCGACGCGCGGGCAGCCTGGGCACGATCTCGGTGCGCTGGCCCGGCTTCGAGGAGACCGCGGCGCTGACCACGCCGGAGTCACTCGAGCTGCAGCGCTGGCTGGCGCGCATGCGCGACGCGGGCGTCGAGGCGGTGGCGATGGAGGTCTCCTCGCACAGCCTGGTGCTGGGCCGCGTGCGCGGCCTGCGCTTCGCGGTGGCGGTGTTCACGCAGCTCGCGCAGGACCATCTGGACTTCCACGGCGACCTCGAGAGCTACGGCCGCGCCAAGTCACTCCTGTTCGGGCCCGAGCACCTGGCCGGCACGGCGGTGCTGAACGCCGCCGACCCGTGGACCCCGCGCTACGCCGAGCTGGCGCGCGCCGCGGGCCGGCCGGTCGTGACTTACGGACGCGGCCGCGACTCGGGCGCCGACTTCGCGACCGTGGAGGAGCGCGTCGAGCTGGCGCGCTCGGCGCTGCGCGTGCGCGGGCCCGACGCCGAGCTCGCCGTGGACCTGCCGCTGCCCGGTGACTTCCAGATCGACAACGCGCTCGCGGCGCTGGCGGTGGGCCGCGTGCTCGGCATCCCCTGGGCGCAGGTGAAGCTCGGGCTCGAGACCTGCCCGCAGGTGCCGGGGCGCCTGGAGCGCGTGGGGGCCGAGGCCCCGGTCGTGCTGGTCGACTACGCGCACACCGCGAACTCACTCGAGCGCGTGCTCGCGACCGTGCGGCCGCTCGTGCGCGGCGAGCTGATCGCCGTGTTCGGCTGCGGCGGTGACCGCGACCGCACCAAGCGCGCGCCCATGGCGCGCGCGGCCTGCGCGAACGCCGACTACGTGATCGCCACCAGCGACAACCCGCGCACCGAGGACCCCGACGCGATCCTGCGCGACGTGGCGGTCGGCCTGTCGGGCGCCTTCGAGGTGATCGTCGACCGGCGC includes:
- a CDS encoding histone deacetylase → MADSRPLVVRDPRFQEHRPPRAHPECPERLQAIERALDGLSDRVRAVAPREATTDELLLAHHRQYLDALSPLEGRSAQLDPDTYASPRSLEVARLAAGSLVDLALRVARGEAKRAFAALRPPGHHAEQGAPMGFCLFNNVAIAAQALRARAGVERVAIVDWDVHHGNGTQHLFEGERDVLFASLHQFPFYPGTGALDEQGHERGLGATVNLPLPAGCGDAEYGLFFDELLVPMLRSFRPEVLLVSAGFDAHAADPLGGMEVSTAGFAALTERMCAVADEVCGGRLVLALEGGYDLAALGESVAASVAVLAEASPRPRKLALPGPGGMRMAEKFRAAHASHWPVLERRVQA
- a CDS encoding NAD-dependent epimerase/dehydratase family protein: MAARREPELGRRGLATVAITGVGTFTGARTAERLLEGDSPPRIVALDLRLPRRLEGRVRFHRVDLTEPTADSWVAEILEKEGCEAVLHAAFFTDPHPDVELSHELEVVGALHVMNAAAAAGVRKLVVTSSAQVYGPHPDNPGYLSEDHELRPHPHAHAARDRAELERLLRLFAQRHRDMVVTALRPSWIMGPSYESAVTRRFESGRVLTLLGYDPLLQFLHEDDWLDAIETVLERDAPGPWNLAGDGVLPLSTLLRLGDKRSVPLPHPLLYGAARLDSLARTGDLPEAFWDHLRFGWLVDTRRAREQLGFEPLYTTQEAWMSFVVARKLRGYR
- a CDS encoding ArsA-related P-loop ATPase encodes the protein MKPDRWLDCRVLVTVGTGGVGKTTIAAVLGLEAARAGKRVLVMTIDPARRLADALGTGPLDHTAREVPPAVLRELGAPEGASLSALMLDTKRTFDELVERLAKDPAARERIFANAIYKNLSDALAGSREYSATEKLLQMHSEGRYDLIVLDTPPAAHALDFLDAPRRLSGFLDGQFLKLLLHPAAVVGRASLRLFRSGSEFVLRVLERVTGLEFLTAISEFLLVFEELLAGFSERAREVARLLRDPACGFVLVAGPDLAQARRAQAFWERLSAEGIHLVGLVLNRVHVWPGPGAPPADDPAEAARAERWLASALAGQDPTLSAADSARALVGAARAQAALARRDTEVRQALERALPLEADALRVVPLFADEVRATAGLARIAREIFGARDG
- a CDS encoding lysophospholipid acyltransferase family protein, giving the protein MSREVPPEVLAELRASVRSLRRELEQRFGVGEPAAEGLAAPDAPTGAEPASDEELLAFEAEPPPPAAPGWLGWLRAELGARLEQIDVVQIYESLRERVALPSSGDISAEVDDFGLDARYLALARRWLDWLYDTWWRVDVSGIEGVPDAPRVLFVSNSAGILPWDALMIAHAVERTHSSHRRPRPLVSDWIATLPFSQSRLARLGAVRACAENAERLLAANEWVIAFPEGQKGALKPFRERYRLQRFARGGFVSLAVRLRAVLVPVAVIGSEEVHPILFEPRIVRRLIGVPLPVTPTFPLLGPLGVVPLPSRWRIRFGEPIWFDDVAPERAADPLYVNRTRERVRGAIQTLLDEELPRRRSVFV
- a CDS encoding polyhydroxyalkanoate synthesis regulator DNA-binding domain-containing protein, with the protein product MAILIKRYANRKLYNTESSRYITLRGISELVREGQDICVIDNETGEEITPIVLSQILVDDQKENRDRDGAVSGTLLAELIQRGGDALYSLVRRGVGDVETNLNEMRDNVKRWIRTPGDVARVEAADIRETVHSAVERVLRVADLPTRGDLEALNKNLERLAAALENFEARLAAGDSSRDRSL
- a CDS encoding zinc-ribbon domain-containing protein, producing the protein MIVQCENCETRFHVADARIPEKGARVRCSRCHHRFHITPSSGTTSSPNSGPDVSARTETKSRETEAPPGGGGGDDLENPEFLFEGNSVSETPKRAKGAPEREPEPESEPEPEAVAATPQPEPARPPSPDLEPDQVPEVRVVETGGKTAQEMLDAGAPKLAKGPRVEFAESLADPASDDDDDTRSRFMLGDEPPAATPREAPPSLRPAKDKPAKPVATLTPIIRPPVPAPKPAAPKSAKSEIDAAFGAGLGDEEESDPGWESLTQSDESEAKSVFDVGASFGLGAGDAEGASDVPIAASESKPVTLFDQGAGGKKRQAAVFDPEAPSPAGLIARVVAALVGVALLGGALRGLALQRAATLASTQAEEGAGWVATDVETFVARDSLGERVLVVRGNLFPNGAAPPPEVEVALLGNSGERVGEPRRAWLERLDDAEIAPDALTVRLASSAGELSGVGPQITGFTALLADPPAAARRVQVNLAQGKAVLPPGIATATTPPPAPAPAALPAHDTQLAAPATPPAPAPVTPPAPAHDTQLATPSAPAPAPQPSQVKPDAVVPASPAPEPD
- a CDS encoding ArsA family ATPase; amino-acid sequence: MTGTLAALLSRRLLLVTGKGGTGKTSVAAALGLLGARSGRRTLVVELGDSDAVRELLAGASGRAERSREPERIGPELFALQLVPEHALEEYLALQLHVRMVARAIVGNTGFHRFLDAAPGWRELITLGKLWHLTSLEQRGGAPLWPLIVVDAPATGHGLSLLSVPNVVLDTVRMGPLRRNTDRVHELMTDAAQTWVLPVTLPEELPTNETLELRARVRELGMSLGPVIANGVEPPLGLPDPERALACLARLPRGAAPSPLAEPEIVTAAARHRLARARMQREYLDLLAQKTGAAPIELPWLAGGVDGPEGAGALADRLQEALA